The sequence ATGCAAGATGACCTCCGGCGCTGTGTCCCATGGCCGTAACGGCGTCCTCATTAAGAGGATAGTGCTTGGCAAGGTGCCGAACATAATCCGTTGCGGCAGCCACATCCTCGAACATCGTCGGCCATTCACCGCCATTGCCTAGTCGCCTGTATTCAATATTCCACACCGCAAAATGTCGTTCGGCCAACGCAAATGAAAGCCCCTCCTGTAAATCCAGCGTGTAGCTTGATTGCCAGCAACCGCCGTGAATCATGACGACCACGGGTAAAGGTTCTTGTGAATCAGCGGCTAAATAAAGGTCGCCGAACTGTGCATTATCAGTGCCCCACGGTATGCGAACTTTCGTCACGTTTGGCGTAGGGTTTGGCAATCGAGGCTCGGGGCTAAGCTCTACGGTGGGTGATGGGCTTAGCACCTGAGTAGCAGGCTCGGAAGACGGTTGGGTTGGGTCACGTTCGCTGGCTTGCTGGCCTCCGCAACCACCGAGAAGCCCTATGACGAGAAGAAAGGGGGTGTAGAGAGACCTAACCATAAGAATTTCCGTATTTTGAGCAGAATTAACAGTAAATACGTCAAAAATTGCACAGTGGATTTCCCTGGCGGCGTTTCTTAGCCTAGAATGCACTCCGCTTTTGGCGCGCATCAACTCACCGGTGACTTCGTTTCGGTAGGATGTGCGTTCTTATTTACATTCAAATATTATCAGGAGGCCGTTCGTGAGTGACGATAGCCGCAAAGACTATCCTAACCAGCCCTTAAACCAGCATACCGTTGAAAAAATTGGCGGTACGTCCATGACTAATTACACAGCGGTGCGAGACAATATTGTGCTGAACCCAAGCGAGCGGTATCAGCGAATTTTTGTCGTATCGGCTTATGGTGGTGTTACGGATGGGCTTCTCGAACATAAAAAGAGCGGCCAACCCGGTATCTATGGCCGTTTTGCCAATGGCGTCAACGATGACAGTTGGCGCGAATCTTTAGACGAACTGAAAAAACGGCTGTTTGAGTTGAATGCACGCTTCTTTACCGATGAAGCATCTTTAGCGCAAGCCAATGATTTTATCGGTGAACGTTTGGGCGCTGCTGAGCGCTGCCTGAATGATTTGCAGCATCTTTGTGAGCATGGTCATTTCGCCTTGCAGGCACACCTCGATACCGTACGTGAAATGCTCGCCAGTATAGGCGAGGCGCACAGTGCATGGAATATGGCTACATTGCTTCGCCAAAGCGGCGTGAACGCCGTATTTGTCGACTTAACCGCCTGGAGCGATAGTCAGCATCTCGAACTCGATGAGCGCATTGTCGAAGCGTTTAAAAATATTGACCTCTCTACACAATTGCCCATTGTGACCGGTTACGCGCACAGTAAGCAGGGCTTAATGAAAAGCTTCGATCGGGGCTATAGTGAAATGACGTTTAGCCGTATAGCGGTCATAACGGGCGTGCGTGAAGCGGTTATCCATAAAGAGTTTCACCTTAGTAGTGCCGACCCTCGTCTAGTGGGTGAAGAGAATGCGGTGCCTATTGGGCGGACAAACTACGATGTTGCCGACCAACTGGCCAACTTAGGTATGGAAGCAATACATCCGCGTGCGGCAAAAGGTATGCGGCAGAGCAATATCCCATTGCGCGTTAAAAATACCTTTGAACCAGATCATGAAGGCACCTTAATTACGGGTGATTACGTTAATACCGCACCACGTGTTGAGATTATTGCTGGCCGTAAAGGCGTTTATGCAATTGAGTTGTTCGATCAAGATATGGCAGGTAAGGTCGACGAATATGATCGCGAGATATTAGCCGTTCTACGCCGTTTTAAAGCGCACATCGTATCGAAAGATATTAATGCGAATACGGTAACGCATTATCTTGCCACCAACTTAAAAACCGTCAAGCGTATTAGTGACGTGTTAGAAGAAAAATACCCAGAAGCCGATCTCAAACAAAAGAGAGTTGCCCTAGTCTCGGCCATTGGTAGCAATATGCAGGTTGCGGGTATTTTAGCTCAAACAGTTACGGCGTTGGCCGCTAAAAATATAAGTGTACTGGCAATGCACCAGTCTATGCGTCAAGTGGATATGCAATTTGTCATTGAAGAAGATGATTACGATGCAGCGGTTCAAAGCTTGCATCATTGTTTGGTTGAAACCCAGCAAGAAAACCAATCGGCATGTGTTGCGGTGTAACCTGACCTCTCGGCGGGGCACCACCCCGTCGGCCTTCTGTTCCTTTGTTCTACCCTGTTGTTGTCTCTTCTTCGTTTAAAACCTCTTCTCATTTCTGCTAATTGGCGTTACCTATAGGGTAATGGCGTGTTACCTACCTTCACAACGGTAACGATTGAAGTGTAAACTGCCTCCCAAAGCGGTCGTTAAAATAAACATCGTGTTTCTTTGAGTAACAATGGTGCGTTCTTGGTGAGTCTATGAAAATTTTTAGTGCATTTCTGTTTGGGTTATTTCTTTCTGCGGCAGCAACGGCCGACCACAATAGTGAAAATACGCTGTTATCGGCGCTTTCTACTGTGGCGACCTATAAAGAATTACGTAAAGAATGTTCCGGTACGGTTGGTGACGAACGAAAAGCGTGTTTTCACCGATTGAACCAATTGAATACCGATTACCAAGCAGCTAAAGAATTGCTGGCCTCCAATACCCATCATGATGAAACTAATGTTCACTTAGTCAGTTACGCTTACTGACATTCCTTTTCGCTCGACGTTTCTCACGCGTTTTTTTAGAAAACAGCTCACCTAAGGTTGGATAACGGACTTATCTAATGCTGGAGCAGCGTAGTGCTCGTAGTGAGGTCGAATATTGGGGTCGGCATGCTCATGAGCAACATCCGCGACTAAGCGTCTCAGCCATTGATGCGCAGGATTAAAATGTAATAGCGGGCTCCACGCCATTGTGAGTTCAAGGGCTGGAATCGTAAACGGTGGTGGCGTGAATACCAAATTAGGATTATGTTTTTGCAGTTGAGCCGCTTTTGTTGGCAACGTAACAATCAGCTCACTGACCTCGGCCATTTGCAGCGCCGCTTGATAATGCCGTGTAAAGACGTTGACATGTCGTTTCTCTCCCAGTTTATGTAACGCCGCATCGACCCACCCTAAACGTTGCACATCATCGGGGTTTACCCCAACGCCTACCCCCATTCCTGTTTTGCTTACCCAAATATGTTGCGCGCTCATGTACGTTTCATAATTAAAACAATTCGCAATAGGGTTATCTTTTGCGTACACGCAGGTGAAATTGTCTCGCCATAACAGTGTTTGGTAAAACGACTGGGGCAATTCATCGAAACGATTAATGACAAAGTCCACAAACCCCTGCTCAACATCGTGAGCTTTTACGTCGCTCGGCGCCATAATGTCGATAGAAATATGGGGCGCGGCTTCACGAAGTCGCGCAAGTACTAGCGGCATTAACGCCGATTCCCCGTAGTCACTTACCGCAATACGATAAAAGTGTTCGCTTTTATCGGGTGTGAATTTATTGATTGGCTGCACGACCTGCTCAACTTGAATTAATAAATCACGAACATGGGGTTCTAGCGCTTGGGCTCTTTCTGTCGGTTTCATTCCTTCGCTGGTGCGTACTAGCAGTGGGTCGTCGAATAATTGTCGTAAGCGCTTTAATGCATTAGACATAGCCGGTTGAGTAATGCCTAAAAACTCTGCCGCTCGTGTTACGCTTTTTTCTCGCAGCAATACATTGAGGGCAACCATTAAGTTTAAATCAACACCGTGTAAGTTCATTACCTTATCCGCATCAGTGGAATTTATACCCCAATATATACGCTTGTATGAACGGTAAGATAGCGGGATAAATCAAACTAATAGACAATAAATTATTAGCGGTTGGAATGTATTATGCGTTGTGCATAGACGATAAATAACCACGCTGAATACAAAATTGCTTCGGTATAATCGGCACGAATGAGCCAGATAAAGTGCGCAATTACCAACAAACCGATGAGGTAGACGAGTTTATGTAATTGCAGCCAGCGGCGGCCGAGCTTGCGACGGAGTGATTGGGTAGATGTTATGGTGAGGGGGATGAGCAATAGCCAAGCGGAAAAGCCCAGCGTGATGTAAGGGCGGTCGAGAATGTCTTCCCATACATAGGCGAATGAAAGGGATTGATCGAAAACCCAGTAAATAGCGAAATGTAAACTAGCGTAAAAAAAAGAATAAAGCCCCAGCATGCGCCGAAACTGCATAATTTTTTTCCAGCCAAAAGCTGCTTTAAGGGGGCTTGCACTAAGGCTTAATAATAAGCATACCAGCGCCCACTTTCCCGTTTCGTGGGTAAGTGTTTCAACGGGGTTTGCACCTAAGCGATGTTGAAAAAACTGCGCTGTTAATACAATTATAGGCAGCAGTAATAGAGTAAAAACAAGTAGTTTTAAGAGCGAGTTTTTTTTTAGCATTAAAAGTAAGTCTTTAAATTCATGTCTTTGTAGAGGCCCGCAACCTCTTCCGCATAGCCATTAAATATTTCAGTGTCAACTTTGAAGTATTCGCCAATACGCCTTTCTCGTTTTTGGCTCCAGCGAGGGTGGTTAACGGTAGGGTTTACGTTGGAATAAAACCCATACTCTTTAGGTGCGATCATATTCCAGCTAGTTTTCGGTTCTGTTTTAGTGAAGCGAATGGCGGTTATAGATTTAATACTCTTAAAGCCATATTTCCAAGGAACAACCAAGCGAATAGGGGCGCCGTTTTGGTTGGGTAGCGGCTTGCCGTAGAGCCCTACCGCCATAAACGTTAACGGGTGCATAGCCTCGTCCATGCGCAAACCTTCACGGTAAGGCCACTCTATAGTACGGCGTTTTTGCCCTGGAAGAGGGCGGTCTTTGTGATAAACCGTCTCGAACGCAACGTATTTTGCGTCACTCGTAGGCTCGAAACGTTTAAGTAAGTCGGCTAAGGTAAAGCCTGTCCATGGAATAATCATCGACCAAGCTTCTACGCAGCGTAATTTATAGATACGTTCTTCCAGTGCGTGCGGGGCTAACAGTGTCTCAAGTGCATACTGGCCTGGTTTTGCACATTCGCCTTCGACAGTGATTGACCAAGGTTCTGTTTGCAGCGCACTCGCATTTTCATACGGGTCGGTTTTGGCTGTACCTAACTCATAAAAATTATTGTACTGTGTTACGTCACCTAAAGGCGTTAGTGATTCGGTGTGAGCGCGAGTGCGTTTAGCAAGCTTTAATTTTTGTTGTAAATCGGATACTTTTGCTTGTGCAACATGAGGAAGATAGCCCGCTAGCGCCAGACCGCTCAGCCCGCTGTTACGAATGAATTGTCGCCGCGATTGGTAAAGGCTTTCGTGGGTGACATCATTTTCAGTTAAACCGTATCGGTGTGCAGACGTTATAAGCGGCCAGCGGGGCTTTGTCATGAGAGATTCTCGAAAGCAATGTTCAGGTTGTGTATAGAAATCCCAGCTGGCGCAAAGTTCATTAATCGGGGAATTTAATTTTGCAGTTATCTTGCGTTAG is a genomic window of Teredinibacter purpureus containing:
- a CDS encoding alpha/beta hydrolase, giving the protein MVRSLYTPFLLVIGLLGGCGGQQASERDPTQPSSEPATQVLSPSPTVELSPEPRLPNPTPNVTKVRIPWGTDNAQFGDLYLAADSQEPLPVVVMIHGGCWQSSYTLDLQEGLSFALAERHFAVWNIEYRRLGNGGEWPTMFEDVAAATDYVRHLAKHYPLNEDAVTAMGHSAGGHLALWLSARSTLSDNSPLYNENPLRIKGTLTLGGIGDLESGACGNSAEQIIHKSSLNPEEFSERLLSTSPMHMLPNGSSSILLSGSRDTIVPPAISENFSAAANAAGDTSEHLIIAGANHFYLIDETRIDINLLDDSLTRIISQ
- a CDS encoding protein-methionine-sulfoxide reductase heme-binding subunit MsrQ — translated: MLKKNSLLKLLVFTLLLLPIIVLTAQFFQHRLGANPVETLTHETGKWALVCLLLSLSASPLKAAFGWKKIMQFRRMLGLYSFFYASLHFAIYWVFDQSLSFAYVWEDILDRPYITLGFSAWLLLIPLTITSTQSLRRKLGRRWLQLHKLVYLIGLLVIAHFIWLIRADYTEAILYSAWLFIVYAQRIIHSNR
- a CDS encoding LysR family transcriptional regulator; its protein translation is MNLHGVDLNLMVALNVLLREKSVTRAAEFLGITQPAMSNALKRLRQLFDDPLLVRTSEGMKPTERAQALEPHVRDLLIQVEQVVQPINKFTPDKSEHFYRIAVSDYGESALMPLVLARLREAAPHISIDIMAPSDVKAHDVEQGFVDFVINRFDELPQSFYQTLLWRDNFTCVYAKDNPIANCFNYETYMSAQHIWVSKTGMGVGVGVNPDDVQRLGWVDAALHKLGEKRHVNVFTRHYQAALQMAEVSELIVTLPTKAAQLQKHNPNLVFTPPPFTIPALELTMAWSPLLHFNPAHQWLRRLVADVAHEHADPNIRPHYEHYAAPALDKSVIQP
- a CDS encoding aspartate kinase; protein product: MSDDSRKDYPNQPLNQHTVEKIGGTSMTNYTAVRDNIVLNPSERYQRIFVVSAYGGVTDGLLEHKKSGQPGIYGRFANGVNDDSWRESLDELKKRLFELNARFFTDEASLAQANDFIGERLGAAERCLNDLQHLCEHGHFALQAHLDTVREMLASIGEAHSAWNMATLLRQSGVNAVFVDLTAWSDSQHLELDERIVEAFKNIDLSTQLPIVTGYAHSKQGLMKSFDRGYSEMTFSRIAVITGVREAVIHKEFHLSSADPRLVGEENAVPIGRTNYDVADQLANLGMEAIHPRAAKGMRQSNIPLRVKNTFEPDHEGTLITGDYVNTAPRVEIIAGRKGVYAIELFDQDMAGKVDEYDREILAVLRRFKAHIVSKDINANTVTHYLATNLKTVKRISDVLEEKYPEADLKQKRVALVSAIGSNMQVAGILAQTVTALAAKNISVLAMHQSMRQVDMQFVIEEDDYDAAVQSLHHCLVETQQENQSACVAV
- the msrP gene encoding protein-methionine-sulfoxide reductase catalytic subunit MsrP codes for the protein MTKPRWPLITSAHRYGLTENDVTHESLYQSRRQFIRNSGLSGLALAGYLPHVAQAKVSDLQQKLKLAKRTRAHTESLTPLGDVTQYNNFYELGTAKTDPYENASALQTEPWSITVEGECAKPGQYALETLLAPHALEERIYKLRCVEAWSMIIPWTGFTLADLLKRFEPTSDAKYVAFETVYHKDRPLPGQKRRTIEWPYREGLRMDEAMHPLTFMAVGLYGKPLPNQNGAPIRLVVPWKYGFKSIKSITAIRFTKTEPKTSWNMIAPKEYGFYSNVNPTVNHPRWSQKRERRIGEYFKVDTEIFNGYAEEVAGLYKDMNLKTYF